In Heteronotia binoei isolate CCM8104 ecotype False Entrance Well chromosome 1, APGP_CSIRO_Hbin_v1, whole genome shotgun sequence, the genomic window AATGCATGGTCTCAAATCACAACAGTTGGAGGAAGCTGAAAAAGATGTCATCATGGTTGGGCATGCAGGCATGCAAAACTGCAGAAGCCTCTCTCTGGGAATGGAAGAATTAGCGGCCTGCACAAATATGAATATTTGATCAGTTTGCAAGATTTTATGCAAGACAATGAATCTAAAGTTTTCACAACTCAGAAATCTGGCTTTTCACTGATGTTCAGGACGCACCTAACTCTAGACTATGGTTAAGAGATGACTTGCAGTCTCATTTATTTATGAAAATCCTCCCTGATGGTACCCCATGGGAAAAATCTTTCTTGCCTCTTTGAGCCTCAGcctgccaagaaaaaaaaaaagttgactcTTTTCCTATTTCACATTACAAAGATTGCTATGCTTAAAAAAGGAAATGGGGCAGCAAAGTAGAAATAATTTCAGATAAGGGTATCAGTTCCTGCCAAAATTCACTCATCTCaagtattttaatgtattatgaTCCATAAGTGACTGCACTCAATGTGATTTAGCTAAAATGATAAATAACTTCGACTCAAATATGTGAACTACCACAGCAATTGCTTATTATCAGCTGAAATgatgaaaaaaaatcattttatttcTTGGATACAATCCAGTATTCTTTTGGTTCAGTAATGTATTCCAGTCTTTAAAACCCCTAGGAAATTATACCTCAAATGGACATCCCAAGCTATAGCTCAAGGGAAACTCTTCAGCAAATCAGAGGTCCAAAACAACTGTGGATACTAATGCATAAATAGAAAACTATTCTGCGTTAATATGAATTCATGTAGGTTTGAAGAATTTCCCTTTTGATTGTTAAGTAAGTAAAAGAATTTCCCTTTTGATTGCCAGTCTCAGATTTGCACATAGTACAACTTGCCCaagtagtctgcctttcttgcatTTTTACATAAGATGGAAATTAGGCACTTCCCAAGAGGTGGTGCATTGCTTGCACATTATGCATACAAACAAAAGACAAATAACACTGAAGGAATCCTATAGTACTGCCAACAACTGAGGAGGGCTTGAAAATGAAACAgccagaccgatttcgcactagggcttgttctgggtagagagcccttttgcccccgggaCTTCTCTACACATTTGCATAAGCTGctgcggagctgtgagttggtgctacacttttctgcagcaagcagaaaccgcttgtcagaggatctcacttgctgcggaATAACAGCATGCCacctcgcagctccagggcaacgtgtgaaaatggagagaagccccgggaacaaaagggctctccacccagaataagcctagtgcgaaatcagtcccaGTGttgtagggtgtttttacactggcagtttgtgagactctatcaccacattggaaattCACCTTTTACGTTAtgtaatgttctcacaactgttttgcatcattgctgcccaaagcatctacatttgtttctgttatatgagtttcggagctgctgcagcaacgtttttctccacactagttttgatctggtcttttctctacaggcatttcaaacttgtattgtagaagtttttatgcgttttaaaagactcctccaaaaaccaccacaaggtgcagtaatttgcatgagaactgatagcacttgaaatttttacatatcattgcttgcctcatctagtaatttaaatttgtattgtttttgcagtgttgacacgatttccaagcaatcgtatacatttaactaagcactggtattccgactgccctctgatcagagacacccccccaccaccaaaattgaaatgcttaaatgtaaaaggaacagtggcaggcaatttgactctaaaactctggatcaactgaatgtaaaaacacctgtAGAGTCCCTGCACAGAACTGCTGCACAGCCTCATCTGGAACACTGTGTAACAGTTCTAGTCACTACCAAAGATACTGGACTCTTGTGGGAAGgtgcagaaaagtgcaactaaATGATTTCCTAGAGAGTCTGGgcctttcagtttagaaaaaagatgacTAATGGAGGAACAAGATAAGGACTGACAAAATATATTTGggatgaagaaaagtggttgggATGAAGAAGAGaacttttcctctctctctcatagTAAATTTGTTTTGTTGACTAGTAACTAATGGATTTATGTCCATCTCTTGGCCACTCCATGAGTGGTTTCATCCAGGGCAAATCAAAGAGAGAGAACCCCAGTCTCATCTTAAGCGGGAACTCGAACTGTTTGCTTCATCCTcgttccctctcttcccccccttgCCCCGCAAAGTAGCTTAGGAGAAAATAATTATTCACcatctgtttttaaatatttaaatgtttctgaaatgtattttaagtatgttttactgTATCAATATGCTGTAAATTGCCCAGAGTCCTTCAGTGGCAGGGAATGGGCAATCCATACATTGAATAAATAAGTTAACTGTACTCAGTGGAAGCTAAGAGAGATGAGAGAAGTAGGAGCAGGAGATGGCTCTtcccctgctaaaaaaaaagcccacctGGCTTGTTAAAATCCAAATGGCTTTATCTAATTAATAACAAGCCAGAGAAGACGGCTGTTGTGTAAGGATGGAGTTTATTTTGAAGCTTTTTCCAGTTCGCCCTCAGTACTTATCAAATGCAAGCATCCTTCTGCAGCATATAAAATGAAAGGGGtttaggaaaggggaaaaaaattactaACCTTCTTCTAATAATTCCccttgcatcatggccaaaaagatttggaaaagatGAGGAAGTGTACATGCTAGACACTGTAGCCACAAAGTTCCTGAGGTGTGATCTTTCATCACTCAGTCATACCAAACTGAAGGATGTGGTCATCGGGGGCTTTTTATAaaagagtgggggagggggaagagatgttCTGCGCACCAAATGTTGTAATGGGTCTATAAAAGCTGTTGATTAATTTGAGAGCATTAAGAGAACTTCACCTAGACTTCAAGCCAATAACTGTCACTTTCAACGACTGCTGCACACAGACAGATGAGGATGGAGGGATTGTCAGGATGAGTCAGCACACGGTGTGCTGCAGCACTTACAAACACTGAAGTTATTGCCTTGCCCTTTCATGATCCATTTCTCACAAAGCCTTTTTCTGAAGTTACTTGATATTCTCAAGCTTACATACCAGCTGAATTGACTTCAGGTGCTGCTGCCCAAGACAGAACATTATGTTTTCCAGCAACAATGAGTTCTCAGCTTGCAGTATGTCTGTACGCAAGATACACAGCCAATCGCATCACTTCAAAGAAGCAGATGCTGTAAGGTCATCCTCATGCTTGagatgagatggatggagcatCACAGTAGGGTCCTAGGTAATTACTCTCAACATTCCaaaattaaggatacatctggccatccacctccaatgctgacatatttatttccttcgcTATGTTTTTCCTCCAAAATTAAACCCAGACAAATAGCAACCATATAAACAAAGCTTGTtatttattcctgtttggtccttgaatctgttaaacatcttcattatgctgtatgcttacttactgctcaccctctacctatatgtatggactggtaatttccatttcactgtatctgaggaagtgtatgTGCACAGGAAACCTTATctcctttgttggtcttaaaggtgccactggactcaaactttgttctgtttttcagaccaccacagctacccacctgaaacaagCTACCCTTGTCAGCCATTCCCAGAAAATTAGCCAAAGCAATATCTGGGGAATGGAAGCGATGTAAGGCGGGAAAGAACAGTAGGtctttatgccccacttttctttaCTGTAAGAAGtgtcaaagtggtttacaatcacattccttcccttccttccctttccaccacaggcaccttgtaaggtaggtggagctgactggcccatggtcactcagtaggcttcaggtggaggagtggggaatcaaacatggctcTACAGATTGGAGGTGGCTgctcttaacgactacaccacactggctctcacactgGAAAGAAAACCTGCTTTTTATAGCTTTGGATTTAGGGCTCAAATAGTCTTTCTTCAACAGACTATCCTGTGCTCTAGCAATCAAGACCCACTTTTAGCCATTGATGAAAGATGACAGATCCCACATTGCATCCCTGTCTCTTGTTTAGAAGAAGCCTAACCAACAAGAACTGCTACTAGAGTCCTTTCAAAGCCCTCCTAAGATCCATATTTTACCAAGAACCTTTCATCTTAACTTCTTAACCCAACTGAAAACTCCCAAATATATGCATGCATTCACACTTATCTTGGTTACTTATGTCTGATTCATTAATATTTTCTTTCCCCTTGTTACTGATTATCCAATAAGGATAGTAATTAATAGTAATAATTTGCCCACTTTGGGACAAAAAGCTGATCAGGATGATCAGTTTTTACAACAGAGTAATGCAGGGTTTTTGAAAATCCCTGTATTTGTTTTGTGGGTCTAATTCTTACAAGTGTACCCCATCTAGGTGGAACAGATAATTAttactgtaaactgccttgagctaAATGGAAATACAGGATGTAAATAATTAATTTAAATAATTAACTAATAGTACCACTATACAAATTAGAATGCATGAAGGGGTTTTTTCAAGATAACATTAAGCGCTCCGACAACTTAAAGTACTTTAAATGTTCCTAAAATACTTTACAACCTTTTAATTTCTTGGAGAATGAATGGAGAAGGAATGTCTTTTAGGAAATAATATTCCCAAAGAACCAGGGAGCACTTCAGCTGGTGAATTCTAGCTCCCTCTCCAACCTGGGGACAAAGGATTTTGTAATCCCAATTATACCACTGGCAATGTGCAAACATAGGTATCATCTACAGCTGTGGCTGAACACAGAGCTGCCTCATAGTAGccatgttcacaagttacagtaagCACACATACAAATTATGTGCAGTGTATACTTCATTCTTCTTTATATGTGTGTTTTATATGCAATCATTGTGTTACATTCAATGCATCTGCAACTCAAAAAGTGACTGCAACCTTGCATTTCTCCAAGTACTGGTCCCCCGTATTCATTTGTAAACTGAAGGCATGATTGCCCTTTCTTTCAATGAGATGTGCGTGAAGGGTATATCTTATGCTCTGCAAAACCAGGAGTAACTAACTCTTCTACCTTGCAACAAACTGTGTAATTGGAGTAAAAATCCATTTTAGTATTGGTACTGAAGATAATAGTTCATTTGGGGCCTTTACAGATCAGCAGGTTATATATGAGGACTTTATCACATCTGTACCAGATTCATATCATATTACTGTAACAGTTCAGAGAATTGCAATATGTCAGCATGGGTTATAAAAGAATGAACAGGCCCCAACTGGAACCTCTAAGATATTGTTACAATGGGCACTGTATCTAAAGTATACAACGTAATGACTGAACTGAACTCCCATCTCTCTCAAGCAGAGCAAGAGAGGATAGAAGTAAAAAGTTTAATGGCCTCCTTGACAGAATTTTTTCACACACAATGTGAGAGTCAGTATGGTGAGCTGGTTAGAGCTTCAGACTAGGAACTGCGAGATCCAAGTTCGATTCTCCACTCTGTCATGAAAACTCaatgtgtgaccttgggccagtcacatactttcaccTAACCTATTCACAGGGCTATTGAGAGggaaaagagaaggaggaaagaatgatgtaaaccactttgggtccccattggggagaaaagcagtgtacaaatgaaataaataatatattcAAAGGATCATTCCAATACCTCCTTAAAACATTACAACTATCAAAACTATATAAATGGAGGCGATCCAACCATTCCATAAAATGTGCCTATGGAAGGAAAATGTGTGTCCCTTCTTATTTCACAGTTAAAAATTCCCAGTTCTTAAGCAGTTGCAGTAATTTAGTAGACCTTCAGGAACATTTCAAGTGAACATCTGGAAAGTAGTCACTGATGGCATCTCACTGCAGCATTAAGGGGCTGTGTTCCCCAAGAAAAAGCCACGTGAACTCTGCAACTTATAATCTGGTATTGTGCTCCAGCCTCTTGCTCAATTGGTGATGAGCTGCCCTGATTCAGCCGCCCTAATTCAGCTCATGAATCCAAGATGTACATTTTGCCAGTGTACAACAGAATCTGGTCTTTGTCCACTGAGATGCGATCACATGGGTAGCTGACTTAGTGAGTGATCTTAAGCAAGTCTGCTTAAACACTCAGTCAGGTCTATTTAattgggcttactcccaggaaaatgttcttaggactgcactgttagagGAGGAGCATGTCACTCTGCAAGCAGTCCTCTGATCTACAGGAGCCTCGTGTGATCAAATCAGGTGACCTACAGCAATATTGCATGAGTAGGTCTGAGACGTGGCCAAGACAAGGGATACAAATAGCAGGATTCCTACACAAAATTTGTTTTGGGGCAGAGAGGTGTTCCAACCTTGGCTTTTGGGCCAAGTCCAGTGAGCTATAGCGGAAAAAACTAGCACAAATAACTGGCAGCCTATTCTGAGGCTCTCTGCTAAACTGATGCCTGCTTTCCACAAAAAATACAACCTATTCAAATGTACACCAATGCTAAAATAAGATGCTATTTCAGTATTGTCACCTATGGCACAAGTACAAATGCCACCAAGGGCACAACCATGTTCTATTTGAAGGTCTGGATCCAGTAACAGGCAAGTATCAACAGACTTAGCATAGTTCTATTTGCTGAAGGCCTTGCGTAACACCTAGCACTTTCCTCCCTAGAATACTGATTTGCCCCCAAATTGATTGCATAAGATTTTGCACAAGTGGAAATGCGAGCAGAGATACAATAAATCTGGCTACTGCAGTCTTGCTCTGGCATCTCCATTTCTACAAGAGCTCTAGTACAAGCAGAAATTCTACACTGGATCCAAACTAACATGTGAAGGATCAACCCTTGCTACAGCAAACTTTTCAAATACTGTATTTATACAGTTTTGGAAAGGACAGTATGAATAGTTGCATAACTTTTGCATAATAAGATTTCCCTTTGACTAGGAACCAGTACTTTAAACAATAAGGAAATAAGCCTATATTTATATGGAAGGTTTTACCTCTACTAGATCATGTGTTTCTATGGAATCTTATAGCAGAAAAGCtcttataaaaatattaattgcTCAGAAAGAACAAATCATTCAAGGCTTCCAGTTTCTAACCATGGCGAAAGATGAAAGGACTCTATACTGTTTTGCAATTCTAATACCATTTTAATGCTGCCCAGCTGATGTATCTAAGTAACAATTAAGTTGCTTGGAGTCACCCAAACTTGTCTACCTCAAATGGGATGCCAGGGCCCTGCCACTTTGTTGCAAAGGCCAAAAGCAGAGATGCTAAATTTCACCTGTGGTAGATTCTGCACCTCTGCAAATCGCTGCTGCATGTATGAACAGCATTATAATGGTATTTGAACAATCTGCAGGCGATCATCAAGATTCCACTGAACATCAGTCACCTGCTGACTCCAGCTAATGTTACTTCTATATGCAGTAAGTCATGAACTATGAGAGTATCACCACAGTTCTATTTCCAGTAAGCCATGATAACTTCCTTCAGCAGCTTTAGTAGAGAACAACACCTGATTCTCTCTTCCACTGCACTGCATCTGTCACTGTCACCAAAAGAAGCACCTAGGAGATATATACAACAAAGCTCAAAGGCCAGGCCAATATTTGACAGCTAGCCTGTTTGTATGGACAGACTGGATGAATCCATAGCACTAGAGAAACAGGAAGTATTGTGCTTTTCCAAAACCAGAACTTAatgcaaaaagaaataaaagtaaACACATTTCCAGGTGCAGAAGTGGATTCACTCCAAAGCTCCAGGATGCAGAGCTATGTGAAGTCCACATAGTCTGCTATTACCATTAGGCAGTGCACCTTCTCAGTACTCATTGCATATGGTCATGTGCATTCATGGGGCTGGTAAATTAACAGGTCAGGACCCAGGAACTGGGCCAGATGGTTTTTTGGTATCTTCTAGCTCTATGAATCTCTACGAAAAGTGACTCAAGGCAACAATTTGGAAGGATTATTATGGCTGGTGCACCTCCCACCATCTCCACTAAGCTGGTCCCTGGGTTATGGCATCTTCAGACATTATGAGCAGTGACAAAGCAGGAAGAACTACTCATGTCTGAACTGGGAACTCctgcatcccccccacccccgaacaTATGAATGCAAGTTCCATGTCTCTCCCCAAGAGAGATCAGAATCCATATGATTCATATTATGCAGGAATCACAATGAACTGGTGCTTTGTGTGGAACATCTAAAAATTTCCCTGAAGAGAGCCTAACAGAACTGCAGCCAAGGATTAAAACTTGTGCCATAATGAATAACCACTAACATCTCTTGTTAATAAATCCACATCCTATTTTAGGAAATGCATTTGGCTTCTAAGTGAATATGATTTTACGTGCATTTGTATTTCCTTTCAGGAATATGCATGTGTGAGAATTTCTCTTCATTGAGCTGTACATCTTATGTTCTAGCACTCTGTCATTTCTCAAAATGCAGTCAATTCAAACCACACCTCTTATTGCTGGTTTCCTAAGACTAAGCCACCATATGCTGCTTATCTATCTTTAAGCCTCATCTAAACAGTAAAGAATGTATGACATCATTGAAACAAACAATGCCCACATATGGCAGAGAGCAAAATACCCTGAGATTTCTGTGCTCTTAATAAAGGTGTGCTAACCAAATATTCGAAGGGAAACACAGTtgtaaagagagagaaaaagattcaACTCATTTTCCTGTACCGTTCTGCAAAGATGTTACGTTATAAACATCCTCAACATCTTGGATACTGGAGGCGTCTGTTGAGTCTTGATCGTTGGCTACAATTCCTACTGAAGAAAGGCTAGAAATAAAGGAGTGCATCCTTTTTGCATAAATATCTCTAATATTAAAATAAGGAAGTTCATTTGTCTTTTCTGGTGGGGTGTTGTTGCATGGATCCACATCAATATCCTTCTGCTTCTGATAGTATTTGGAGAATTTGTTGAAGATGATGGTGATAGGGAGAGCCACCACTAGTATTCCACAGATAATGCAGGATGTCCCAATGATCTTTCCTGCCAGGGTGACTGGAAAGGTGTCCCCATAACCAACAGTTGTCATGCTGATAGTTGCCCACCACCAGCAGATGGGGATGCTCTGGAGTTCTGATGTCTCATCATCTTTCTCCACTGAATAGGTCAGCACAGAAAAAATAGAAATCCCCACAGCCAGGAACAAAAGCAGAAGACCAACTTCATGGTAACTGTGTCTCAAAGTGGCACCCAGAGACCGTAGTCCAACAGAATGCCTCGCCAGCTTCAGGATACGAAATATCCTCATTAGCCGTAGGATCTGAACCACTTTGCCCATGTTTTCAATGTCTTCACTCTCTTCCTCCTTTGTGTCCACTGCCAAGGTGGCATAGAATGGGATGATGGAGACAAAATCAATGATGTTCAGTGGATTCTTCCAGAACTTCTTCTGACTTGGAGCAGCAGCCAACCTGATCACTAGCTCAGAGGTGAACCAGATAATGCATATGATCTCCACAACTTCCAAAACAGGGTTTTCAATCTCTCTTTCATTGGCGTCCAGTTCTTGGAACTCTGGCATGCTGTGGATACACATGGTCACTATAGATGCCAGGACCACGCTCAGGGATGAAACGGCAATTAACTTGGCTGACAAACAATATGCAGGGTTCTCCATTCTGATCCATATGTTCTTGCGCAAGTTCCCCAACCACAGGTTATCAAACTTCTCAAGCTCCTTCTCAAATATGGAAGACTCTTCTGATGTAGAGTCCAAACTTCCGTCATTGCTTTTCTGGTCCCAGTCCTTCTCAGGGCcgtcttctttcctttcttggtACCTATTGCTACAACAGGAATCAATGAAGAGTTCATTGATCCCCCAATATTCTATTTCTTGGCTGAAGGAGAAGACACAAAGCTCTTCCATAACGTGGAGTTTACCTGTGTAATAAAAGTTCAGCACATATCTGAACAAGGAAGGGTTCCTATCAAAATAATACTCCTTGTCTGCAACACTATAATCATCACACAGTTCCAGAATTGCTTCTTCTGAATGGCATTTGAGTAGTTTTCCAAGTCTTGTATGGGGAAATCTCAGCAATGTACTTTGGCCAATGGATTGCTTGAAGCCACCCACGTTCAAGTTGACGAGCTCCTCGTCTTGTCCTGGTTTGTGGAAGAACTCACCATACACCATTTTGAATACTGTCAGTTCTATGGCCTGCTTTCAAGGCACATAATATTACATTGCACCTAAAAAAAATAAGGCAAGATGTATTTAGGTAATTCAATTCAGTTTTGCTCTCACTGCAATTACTTTTCATTTCTACTTACTGTGAAAAGTCATATTAAAAGCAGAGAAGAAACAAAAACTTGATGCAGCACTAAACACTTTCAGTAGAGTGAGATTAAATTACTTGGATGGTTTATTAAATTAGATTTAGCACACCTGATAAAATaaagtctgcttgcagagaaaaGATAGTTAATTCACTCAGCTTGTCCTGTAGTTGTATTATATTTAAATTAAAGACCATCCTTCAGAGAATTTAGAAGGCAATCCCCGGAAGGTTTTCTAAGAATGAAtctctagaatttttttttaaaaattgagttCATAATGCATCAGTTTTCCTATTTCACATTTACATTCCTGAAACTATTTAGCCTGGTTTAAACCATTATCAGAACGCCAGGTCCCTTTCCTGTGATGAAGTAACCAAAAGGTGCTCTAACATCATCACAAcccgcccccaccccatacaTTGAGGCTGCACACATGATACCCCTTTTCCTGTCATCCCCACATTTAGCAGCAGAATAGTCATgtatgtgtttgggggggggagtggaaagcTATACACCTATTCTTTTGCAActgaaaagattttgagagccaagTAGTTGTATGAACTGAGCGTACACCTTTGGCCATGACTCTAGTCTCAAGCAGTTACCTAGATACTAAACCTGGGAAGGAGGTAGATCTGTAGCTTGGCCACAGAAATGCCAGGTACAGATTCTGGTAGTGAAATGTTTTGTCCAAATACATCAAGATTCATGCTggtgacatgacatcacttctgggtattcATCAGAATTCATATAGTGCCACAGATATAATACCATTCCCTCTATCCctgtccctccctctcccactgATTCCAAGCCCAACTGACAACCCCAATATGATAACAGAACATAATATGCCAGATTAAGATATTACTCAAAAGATGAGGATACTACTTAAAAGATGAGGATATTCATTTCTACTTCTCAGGGGAGAAGAAAGATCTTGGGACAGGCTGTAGAGCTGCCATAGGGATATATGGGTTCATTCTGGTCTGGAACTCAGTGGAGCCGGTTGTCTGCTGGGAGGGAGCTGTCCATGGTACTATCGATTTTGTCTCTGAACTTGCCTCTGTCCTTGTTTTCTTACCATACTTTGATGCTTAGCTTCTTGTATGATACTTTCATGCTTATTAAGCGGTCTGCCCTTGGTTGGTGTCCCTTGAGTGAGATTGCTCTACCTCATCTTGTAATTCTAACCAGCTATGAGTGAAtattgtttcaaccaaagaaatcCAATTCATGCAtaaaatgtggtatgataagcaAAATTTAGCTTATTATCTTGAATAGCCAACTAAAATGTAGAGCTGATCGTATGGTGCAATCTTTAGAGGTGTGTAACACCTCAGATACATACAATTCTTGCCTATGTTCTCCCTGTGCTTGACACAGGCATGCTTTCAAACAAGTACAATCTATCCACATGTCTGAAGTGGTATCCTAGAACGTCTAGACTGAATTTTATGCTGAGTTCTCTGCACCTTTCTGACTTTTCACATATAAAGTTCTGAGGTCTTGTGAAAATTGACAGAATGTggagcagaattttataaaacctATACAAGCATATTTGGCTCAAATTCCTACCAAAAATCAACAATTTCCCCAAAAAGAAATCAACagaaatctgaattttttattttcTGACAGGATGGGTATCAGACAAAAGGTATCAGACAAAAGCTGGTTGTAATATCTATGGAAAGGGGATCTGGCCAATCATATCCAATATGTTAAATACTTAAATTCTCTTCACATCTAAGATGTTACCAGAACACGCAGATCAAGGGCCACACCCAATAAGAAACACGAAATaagaaatgaaggaaataaataaatatggtgtAGAATCCACATAGTGCAGTGGTTAGAACATTGGGCTAGGAGCTGGAAGGACccagttcaaatcctcattccTCCCCAAAGCTCTCTGGGTTGCTGGGGGCCACcccttctctctcagcctaacctacttcataaggttgatgtaaggataaaatggtggag contains:
- the KCNS3 gene encoding potassium voltage-gated channel subfamily S member 3 isoform X1; the protein is MVYGEFFHKPGQDEELVNLNVGGFKQSIGQSTLLRFPHTRLGKLLKCHSEEAILELCDDYSVADKEYYFDRNPSLFRYVLNFYYTGKLHVMEELCVFSFSQEIEYWGINELFIDSCCSNRYQERKEDGPEKDWDQKSNDGSLDSTSEESSIFEKELEKFDNLWLGNLRKNIWIRMENPAYCLSAKLIAVSSLSVVLASIVTMCIHSMPEFQELDANEREIENPVLEVVEIICIIWFTSELVIRLAAAPSQKKFWKNPLNIIDFVSIIPFYATLAVDTKEEESEDIENMGKVVQILRLMRIFRILKLARHSVGLRSLGATLRHSYHEVGLLLLFLAVGISIFSVLTYSVEKDDETSELQSIPICWWWATISMTTVGYGDTFPVTLAGKIIGTSCIICGILVVALPITIIFNKFSKYYQKQKDIDVDPCNNTPPEKTNELPYFNIRDIYAKRMHSFISSLSSVGIVANDQDSTDASSIQDVEDVYNVTSLQNERASLVSSKTHL
- the KCNS3 gene encoding potassium voltage-gated channel subfamily S member 3 isoform X2, which encodes MVYGEFFHKPGQDEELVNLNVGGFKQSIGQSTLLRFPHTRLGKLLKCHSEEAILELCDDYSVADKEYYFDRNPSLFRYVLNFYYTGKLHVMEELCVFSFSQEIEYWGINELFIDSCCSNRYQERKEDGPEKDWDQKSNDGSLDSTSEESSIFEKELEKFDNLWLGNLRKNIWIRMENPAYCLSAKLIAVSSLSVVLASIVTMCIHSMPEFQELDANEREIENPVLEVVEIICIIWFTSELVIRLAAAPSQKKFWKNPLNIIDFVSIIPFYATLAVDTKEEESEDIENMGKVVQILRLMRIFRILKLARHSVGLRSLGATLRHSYHEVGLLLLFLAVGISIFSVLTYSVEKDDETSELQSIPICWWWATISMTTVGYGDTFPVTLAGKIIGTSCIICGILVVALPITIIFNKFSKYYQKQKDIDVDPCNNTPPEKTNELPYFNIRDIYAKRMHSFISSLSSVGIVANDQDSTDASSIQDVEDVYNVTSLQNGTGK